The Manihot esculenta cultivar AM560-2 chromosome 1, M.esculenta_v8, whole genome shotgun sequence genome has a window encoding:
- the LOC110599766 gene encoding myosin-binding protein 2 isoform X2, translating into MAANKFATMLHRNAHKLTVILVYAVLEWILIILLLLNSFFTYLITKFANYFGLKPPCLWCSRVDHVLEPGNRTSSYRDLVCENHATEISRLGYCSNHRRLAETQNMCMDCLASRPNHNDESVGMNRRIAFISWVSKDTLENGDGVPRCSCCNEIFNNNLYSPYLLFKPSWKALRYTQKGNLIIEGIDDDGNGSECKLLSKHDSFAHYTEFSNEIEKNDGEEHQMLSDVGSFGLKDSAEDECSGSESSLRCDEKEANEDQKADNLCITEQESYGMDFVHRSFGDNIVQHCLGEDCSLEIMDVLFERNLDCGSNRLIPIELIDSSTSANQGSFILREEDLEKHDYQNEHFDSSLQEETQIKLQEDKETIEINVDNGKNSSVIENDLAGEASETLSISGKVVEMADLDEPQALQDEEEKINDFSSVDHQTKSEPFKELSDQANNLPQEQESTPLPCLQLQEDHSSTNGNGAEIPNAPESYMHNDFDFALLGPNYREKPSLEEKMISADKNQEAISQHSSMRSESNEAEEEKFPETPTSLDSFHYLHKKLLLLEKRESGKEESLDGSVTSEMEAGDPLQSVEKLKTALKAERKALNALYTELEEERSASAIAANQSMAMINRLQEEKAAMQMEALQYQRMMEEQSEYDQEALQLLNELMMKREREKQELEKELEVYFKKVSDYEAKEKIGMMRRSINGSVRSRNSSATCSSAEEIDELSIDLNREARDEDSSIYGDQGIRNNDAPNEEVINLEEMALDCVQQISALDDSFEEFEEERLSILDQLKALEERLLNLQENELSEEGNSVENSLNYSVKGYDESYELSTPEENGISHELSKDKHYTERKTMGSMAKSLLPLLDAADNEYAADEGLLFEENVASEIVEVENPSVSKFDLDSKKISLVEEVDHVYERLQALEADKEFLKHCMNSMNKGEKGMDLLQEILQHLRDLRAVELRVRNMSDDPLG; encoded by the exons ATGGCTGCTAACAAATTTGCAACCATGCTGCACAGAAACGCCCACAAACTCACTGTAATTCTAGTCTATGCAGTTCTTGAATGGATCTTGATCATTCTCCTTCTCCTCAATTCTTTTTTCACTTACCTTATCACCAAATTTGCCAACTATTTTGGCCTGAAACCACCTTGCCTGTGGTGTTCCAGGGTTGATCATGTGTTGGAGCCTGGAAATAGAACCAGCTCATATAGAGATCTTGTTTGTGAGAATCATGCAACTGAGATTTCCAGGCTCGGCTACTGCTCAAATCATCGACGACTGGCTGAAACCCAGAATATGTGCATGGACTGCTTGGCCTCTCGGCCAAATCACAATGATGAGTCTGTTGGCATGAATAGAAGGATTGCCTTCATTTCTTGGGTGAGCAAGGATACACTTGAAAATGGTGACGGAGTTCCCAGGTGTTCTTGCTGCAACGAAATCTTTAACAACAATCTCTACTCTCCTTATTTGTTGTTCAAGCCTTCTTGGAAGGCTCTGAGGTATACCCAGAAAGGAAATTTGATTATAGAAGGAATTGATGATGATGGTAATGGAAGTGAGTGCAAACTGCTAAGTAAACATGATAGTTTTGCTCATTACACAGAGTTTAGCAATGAGATTGAGAAAAACGATGGAGAAGAACATCAAATGCTTTCTGATGTTGGAAGTTTTGGCCTCAAAGATTCTGCAGAAGACGAGTGTTCAGGGTCCGAATCAAGCTTGCGATGTGATGAAAAGGAAGCAAATGAAGATCAGAAAGCAGATAATCTTTGCATCACAGAACAAGAATCATATGGTATGGATTTTGTTCACCGATCTTTTGGTGACAATATAGTCCAGCATTGTCTTGGAGAAGACTGTTCACTTGAAATCATGGACGTTCTATTTGAGAGAAATCTGGATTGTGGATCTAATCGCTTAATCCCTATTGAATTGATTGATTCATCAACTTCTGCAAATCAGGGATCTTTCATTTTAAGGGAAGAAGATCTGGAAAAGCATGATTATCAAAATGAACATTTTGATTCTTCTTTACAGGAAGAAACTCAAATCAAGTTGCAAGAGGACAAAGAGACTATAGAAATAAATGTGGATAATGGTAAGAACTCTTCAGTTATAGAAAATGACTTGGCTGGTGAGGCATCTGAAACTTTATCCATCAGTGGCAAAGTTGTAGAAATGGCAGATTTGGATGAACCTCAAGCCCTTCAAG ATGAGGAGGAAAAAATAAATGACTTCAGTTCCGTTGATCATCAAACCAAATCAGAGCCCTTCAAAGAACTGTCTGATCAGGCCAACAATCTACCCCAAGAACAAGAATCAACTCCATTGCCATGCTTGCAATTGCAAGAAGATCACTCTTCTACAAATGGCAATGGTGCAGAAATTCCTAATGCTCCTGAATCATACATGCACAATGACTTTG ATTTTGCTTTGCTAGGTCCAAACTACAGAGAAAAACCTTCACTAGAAGAAAAAATGATATCAGCTGATAAGAACCAAGAAGCAATAAGCCAACATTCATCTATGCGTTCAGAATCTAATGAAGCTGAGGAGGAAAAATTCCCCGAGACGCCAACTTCTCTTGATAGTTTTCATTACTTGCATAAGAAACTACTCCTGCTCGAGAAAAGAGAATCAGGGAAAGAAGAGTCCTTAGATGGAAGTGTAACAAGTGAGATGGAAGCTGGGGATCCACTTCAAAGTGTTGAGAAGCTGAAAACAGCTCTTAAAGCCGAACGGAAGGCTCTGAATGCTTTATATACAGAACTGGAGGAAGAGAGAAGTGCTTCTGCAATTGCAGCAAATCAAAGTATGGCTATGATAAACAGACTTCAAGAAGAGAAGGCAGCAATGCAAATGGAAGCACTGCAATACCAGAGGATGATGGAAGAACAATCTGAATATGACCAAGAAGCTTTACAACTTCTTAATGAGCTCATGatgaagagagaaagagagaagcaAGAACTTGAGAAAGAGTTGGAAGTATATTTTAAGAAGGTTTCAGATTATGAGGCCAAAGAGAAAATAGGAATGATGAGAAGAAGCATAAATGGAAGTGTGAGGAGTAGAAACTCTTCTGCTACTTGTAGCAGTGCCGAGGAAATTGATGAGCTATCTATTGATCTTAATCGTGAAGCAAGAGATGAAGATAGTAGCATCTATGGAGACCAAGGCATCAGAAACAATGATGCTCCCAATGAAGAGGTTATAAATTTGGAAGAAATGGCACTGGACTGTGTGCAGCAAATAAGTGCCCTTGATGATTCATTCGAAGAATTTGAGGAAGAGAGGCTATCCATTCTAGATCAGCTCAAGGCATTAGAGGAGAGACTACTGAATTTGCAAGAAAATGAACTCTCTGAGGAGGGAAACTCAGTGGAGAATTCGTTAAACTATAGTGTAAAAGGATATGATGAAAGCTACGAATTGAGCACTCCAGAAGAAAATGGGATTTCACATGAGTTATCAAAGGACAAACATTATACTGAGAGGAAAACAATGGGTTCCATGGCCAAGAGCCTCCTTCCTCTTTTGGATGCTGCTGATAATGAATATGCAGCTGATGAAGGGTTGTTATTTGAAGAAAATGTGGCATCTGAAATTGTTGAAGTGGAAAACCCTTCAGTTTCCAAATTTGATTTAGACAGCAAGAAAATATCCCTTGTGGAGGAAGTGGATCATGTTTACGAAAGGCTGCAAGCTCTTGAAGCAGACAAGGAGTTCCTAAAGCATTGTATGAATTCAATGAACAAGGGAGAAAAAGGAATGGATCTTCTCCAAGAGATCTTGCAACATCTGCGTGATCTTCGCGCGGTGGAACTCCGGGTGAGGAATATGAGTGATGATCCTCTAGGGTGA
- the LOC110599766 gene encoding myosin-binding protein 3 isoform X1, which translates to MAANKFATMLHRNAHKLTVILVYAVLEWILIILLLLNSFFTYLITKFANYFGLKPPCLWCSRVDHVLEPGNRTSSYRDLVCENHATEISRLGYCSNHRRLAETQNMCMDCLASRPNHNDESVGMNRRIAFISWVSKDTLENGDGVPRCSCCNEIFNNNLYSPYLLFKPSWKALRYTQKGNLIIEGIDDDGNGSECKLLSKHDSFAHYTEFSNEIEKNDGEEHQMLSDVGSFGLKDSAEDECSGSESSLRCDEKEANEDQKADNLCITEQESYGMDFVHRSFGDNIVQHCLGEDCSLEIMDVLFERNLDCGSNRLIPIELIDSSTSANQGSFILREEDLEKHDYQNEHFDSSLQEETQIKLQEDKETIEINVDNGKNSSVIENDLAGEASETLSISGKVVEMADLDEPQALQEIDEEEKINDFSSVDHQTKSEPFKELSDQANNLPQEQESTPLPCLQLQEDHSSTNGNGAEIPNAPESYMHNDFDFALLGPNYREKPSLEEKMISADKNQEAISQHSSMRSESNEAEEEKFPETPTSLDSFHYLHKKLLLLEKRESGKEESLDGSVTSEMEAGDPLQSVEKLKTALKAERKALNALYTELEEERSASAIAANQSMAMINRLQEEKAAMQMEALQYQRMMEEQSEYDQEALQLLNELMMKREREKQELEKELEVYFKKVSDYEAKEKIGMMRRSINGSVRSRNSSATCSSAEEIDELSIDLNREARDEDSSIYGDQGIRNNDAPNEEVINLEEMALDCVQQISALDDSFEEFEEERLSILDQLKALEERLLNLQENELSEEGNSVENSLNYSVKGYDESYELSTPEENGISHELSKDKHYTERKTMGSMAKSLLPLLDAADNEYAADEGLLFEENVASEIVEVENPSVSKFDLDSKKISLVEEVDHVYERLQALEADKEFLKHCMNSMNKGEKGMDLLQEILQHLRDLRAVELRVRNMSDDPLG; encoded by the exons ATGGCTGCTAACAAATTTGCAACCATGCTGCACAGAAACGCCCACAAACTCACTGTAATTCTAGTCTATGCAGTTCTTGAATGGATCTTGATCATTCTCCTTCTCCTCAATTCTTTTTTCACTTACCTTATCACCAAATTTGCCAACTATTTTGGCCTGAAACCACCTTGCCTGTGGTGTTCCAGGGTTGATCATGTGTTGGAGCCTGGAAATAGAACCAGCTCATATAGAGATCTTGTTTGTGAGAATCATGCAACTGAGATTTCCAGGCTCGGCTACTGCTCAAATCATCGACGACTGGCTGAAACCCAGAATATGTGCATGGACTGCTTGGCCTCTCGGCCAAATCACAATGATGAGTCTGTTGGCATGAATAGAAGGATTGCCTTCATTTCTTGGGTGAGCAAGGATACACTTGAAAATGGTGACGGAGTTCCCAGGTGTTCTTGCTGCAACGAAATCTTTAACAACAATCTCTACTCTCCTTATTTGTTGTTCAAGCCTTCTTGGAAGGCTCTGAGGTATACCCAGAAAGGAAATTTGATTATAGAAGGAATTGATGATGATGGTAATGGAAGTGAGTGCAAACTGCTAAGTAAACATGATAGTTTTGCTCATTACACAGAGTTTAGCAATGAGATTGAGAAAAACGATGGAGAAGAACATCAAATGCTTTCTGATGTTGGAAGTTTTGGCCTCAAAGATTCTGCAGAAGACGAGTGTTCAGGGTCCGAATCAAGCTTGCGATGTGATGAAAAGGAAGCAAATGAAGATCAGAAAGCAGATAATCTTTGCATCACAGAACAAGAATCATATGGTATGGATTTTGTTCACCGATCTTTTGGTGACAATATAGTCCAGCATTGTCTTGGAGAAGACTGTTCACTTGAAATCATGGACGTTCTATTTGAGAGAAATCTGGATTGTGGATCTAATCGCTTAATCCCTATTGAATTGATTGATTCATCAACTTCTGCAAATCAGGGATCTTTCATTTTAAGGGAAGAAGATCTGGAAAAGCATGATTATCAAAATGAACATTTTGATTCTTCTTTACAGGAAGAAACTCAAATCAAGTTGCAAGAGGACAAAGAGACTATAGAAATAAATGTGGATAATGGTAAGAACTCTTCAGTTATAGAAAATGACTTGGCTGGTGAGGCATCTGAAACTTTATCCATCAGTGGCAAAGTTGTAGAAATGGCAGATTTGGATGAACCTCAAGCCCTTCAAG AAATAGATGAGGAGGAAAAAATAAATGACTTCAGTTCCGTTGATCATCAAACCAAATCAGAGCCCTTCAAAGAACTGTCTGATCAGGCCAACAATCTACCCCAAGAACAAGAATCAACTCCATTGCCATGCTTGCAATTGCAAGAAGATCACTCTTCTACAAATGGCAATGGTGCAGAAATTCCTAATGCTCCTGAATCATACATGCACAATGACTTTG ATTTTGCTTTGCTAGGTCCAAACTACAGAGAAAAACCTTCACTAGAAGAAAAAATGATATCAGCTGATAAGAACCAAGAAGCAATAAGCCAACATTCATCTATGCGTTCAGAATCTAATGAAGCTGAGGAGGAAAAATTCCCCGAGACGCCAACTTCTCTTGATAGTTTTCATTACTTGCATAAGAAACTACTCCTGCTCGAGAAAAGAGAATCAGGGAAAGAAGAGTCCTTAGATGGAAGTGTAACAAGTGAGATGGAAGCTGGGGATCCACTTCAAAGTGTTGAGAAGCTGAAAACAGCTCTTAAAGCCGAACGGAAGGCTCTGAATGCTTTATATACAGAACTGGAGGAAGAGAGAAGTGCTTCTGCAATTGCAGCAAATCAAAGTATGGCTATGATAAACAGACTTCAAGAAGAGAAGGCAGCAATGCAAATGGAAGCACTGCAATACCAGAGGATGATGGAAGAACAATCTGAATATGACCAAGAAGCTTTACAACTTCTTAATGAGCTCATGatgaagagagaaagagagaagcaAGAACTTGAGAAAGAGTTGGAAGTATATTTTAAGAAGGTTTCAGATTATGAGGCCAAAGAGAAAATAGGAATGATGAGAAGAAGCATAAATGGAAGTGTGAGGAGTAGAAACTCTTCTGCTACTTGTAGCAGTGCCGAGGAAATTGATGAGCTATCTATTGATCTTAATCGTGAAGCAAGAGATGAAGATAGTAGCATCTATGGAGACCAAGGCATCAGAAACAATGATGCTCCCAATGAAGAGGTTATAAATTTGGAAGAAATGGCACTGGACTGTGTGCAGCAAATAAGTGCCCTTGATGATTCATTCGAAGAATTTGAGGAAGAGAGGCTATCCATTCTAGATCAGCTCAAGGCATTAGAGGAGAGACTACTGAATTTGCAAGAAAATGAACTCTCTGAGGAGGGAAACTCAGTGGAGAATTCGTTAAACTATAGTGTAAAAGGATATGATGAAAGCTACGAATTGAGCACTCCAGAAGAAAATGGGATTTCACATGAGTTATCAAAGGACAAACATTATACTGAGAGGAAAACAATGGGTTCCATGGCCAAGAGCCTCCTTCCTCTTTTGGATGCTGCTGATAATGAATATGCAGCTGATGAAGGGTTGTTATTTGAAGAAAATGTGGCATCTGAAATTGTTGAAGTGGAAAACCCTTCAGTTTCCAAATTTGATTTAGACAGCAAGAAAATATCCCTTGTGGAGGAAGTGGATCATGTTTACGAAAGGCTGCAAGCTCTTGAAGCAGACAAGGAGTTCCTAAAGCATTGTATGAATTCAATGAACAAGGGAGAAAAAGGAATGGATCTTCTCCAAGAGATCTTGCAACATCTGCGTGATCTTCGCGCGGTGGAACTCCGGGTGAGGAATATGAGTGATGATCCTCTAGGGTGA
- the LOC110599766 gene encoding myosin-binding protein 3 isoform X3, producing MAANKFATMLHRNAHKLTVILVYAVLEWILIILLLLNSFFTYLITKFANYFGLKPPCLWCSRVDHVLEPGNRTSSYRDLVCENHATEISRLGYCSNHRRLAETQNMCMDCLASRPNHNDESVGMNRRIAFISWVSKDTLENGDGVPRCSCCNEIFNNNLYSPYLLFKPSWKALRYTQKGNLIIEGIDDDGNGSECKLLSKHDSFAHYTEFSNEIEKNDGEEHQMLSDVGSFGLKDSAEDECSGSESSLRCDEKEANEDQKADNLCITEQESYGMDFVHRSFGDNIVQHCLGEDCSLEIMDVLFERNLDCGSNRLIPIELIDSSTSANQGSFILREEDLEKHDYQNEHFDSSLQEETQIKLQEDKETIEINVDNGKNSSVIENDLAGEASETLSISGKVVEMADLDEPQALQEIDEEEKINDFSSVDHQTKSEPFKELSDQANNLPQEQESTPLPCLQLQEDHSSTNGNGAEIPNAPESYMHNDFGPNYREKPSLEEKMISADKNQEAISQHSSMRSESNEAEEEKFPETPTSLDSFHYLHKKLLLLEKRESGKEESLDGSVTSEMEAGDPLQSVEKLKTALKAERKALNALYTELEEERSASAIAANQSMAMINRLQEEKAAMQMEALQYQRMMEEQSEYDQEALQLLNELMMKREREKQELEKELEVYFKKVSDYEAKEKIGMMRRSINGSVRSRNSSATCSSAEEIDELSIDLNREARDEDSSIYGDQGIRNNDAPNEEVINLEEMALDCVQQISALDDSFEEFEEERLSILDQLKALEERLLNLQENELSEEGNSVENSLNYSVKGYDESYELSTPEENGISHELSKDKHYTERKTMGSMAKSLLPLLDAADNEYAADEGLLFEENVASEIVEVENPSVSKFDLDSKKISLVEEVDHVYERLQALEADKEFLKHCMNSMNKGEKGMDLLQEILQHLRDLRAVELRVRNMSDDPLG from the exons ATGGCTGCTAACAAATTTGCAACCATGCTGCACAGAAACGCCCACAAACTCACTGTAATTCTAGTCTATGCAGTTCTTGAATGGATCTTGATCATTCTCCTTCTCCTCAATTCTTTTTTCACTTACCTTATCACCAAATTTGCCAACTATTTTGGCCTGAAACCACCTTGCCTGTGGTGTTCCAGGGTTGATCATGTGTTGGAGCCTGGAAATAGAACCAGCTCATATAGAGATCTTGTTTGTGAGAATCATGCAACTGAGATTTCCAGGCTCGGCTACTGCTCAAATCATCGACGACTGGCTGAAACCCAGAATATGTGCATGGACTGCTTGGCCTCTCGGCCAAATCACAATGATGAGTCTGTTGGCATGAATAGAAGGATTGCCTTCATTTCTTGGGTGAGCAAGGATACACTTGAAAATGGTGACGGAGTTCCCAGGTGTTCTTGCTGCAACGAAATCTTTAACAACAATCTCTACTCTCCTTATTTGTTGTTCAAGCCTTCTTGGAAGGCTCTGAGGTATACCCAGAAAGGAAATTTGATTATAGAAGGAATTGATGATGATGGTAATGGAAGTGAGTGCAAACTGCTAAGTAAACATGATAGTTTTGCTCATTACACAGAGTTTAGCAATGAGATTGAGAAAAACGATGGAGAAGAACATCAAATGCTTTCTGATGTTGGAAGTTTTGGCCTCAAAGATTCTGCAGAAGACGAGTGTTCAGGGTCCGAATCAAGCTTGCGATGTGATGAAAAGGAAGCAAATGAAGATCAGAAAGCAGATAATCTTTGCATCACAGAACAAGAATCATATGGTATGGATTTTGTTCACCGATCTTTTGGTGACAATATAGTCCAGCATTGTCTTGGAGAAGACTGTTCACTTGAAATCATGGACGTTCTATTTGAGAGAAATCTGGATTGTGGATCTAATCGCTTAATCCCTATTGAATTGATTGATTCATCAACTTCTGCAAATCAGGGATCTTTCATTTTAAGGGAAGAAGATCTGGAAAAGCATGATTATCAAAATGAACATTTTGATTCTTCTTTACAGGAAGAAACTCAAATCAAGTTGCAAGAGGACAAAGAGACTATAGAAATAAATGTGGATAATGGTAAGAACTCTTCAGTTATAGAAAATGACTTGGCTGGTGAGGCATCTGAAACTTTATCCATCAGTGGCAAAGTTGTAGAAATGGCAGATTTGGATGAACCTCAAGCCCTTCAAG AAATAGATGAGGAGGAAAAAATAAATGACTTCAGTTCCGTTGATCATCAAACCAAATCAGAGCCCTTCAAAGAACTGTCTGATCAGGCCAACAATCTACCCCAAGAACAAGAATCAACTCCATTGCCATGCTTGCAATTGCAAGAAGATCACTCTTCTACAAATGGCAATGGTGCAGAAATTCCTAATGCTCCTGAATCATACATGCACAATGACTTTG GTCCAAACTACAGAGAAAAACCTTCACTAGAAGAAAAAATGATATCAGCTGATAAGAACCAAGAAGCAATAAGCCAACATTCATCTATGCGTTCAGAATCTAATGAAGCTGAGGAGGAAAAATTCCCCGAGACGCCAACTTCTCTTGATAGTTTTCATTACTTGCATAAGAAACTACTCCTGCTCGAGAAAAGAGAATCAGGGAAAGAAGAGTCCTTAGATGGAAGTGTAACAAGTGAGATGGAAGCTGGGGATCCACTTCAAAGTGTTGAGAAGCTGAAAACAGCTCTTAAAGCCGAACGGAAGGCTCTGAATGCTTTATATACAGAACTGGAGGAAGAGAGAAGTGCTTCTGCAATTGCAGCAAATCAAAGTATGGCTATGATAAACAGACTTCAAGAAGAGAAGGCAGCAATGCAAATGGAAGCACTGCAATACCAGAGGATGATGGAAGAACAATCTGAATATGACCAAGAAGCTTTACAACTTCTTAATGAGCTCATGatgaagagagaaagagagaagcaAGAACTTGAGAAAGAGTTGGAAGTATATTTTAAGAAGGTTTCAGATTATGAGGCCAAAGAGAAAATAGGAATGATGAGAAGAAGCATAAATGGAAGTGTGAGGAGTAGAAACTCTTCTGCTACTTGTAGCAGTGCCGAGGAAATTGATGAGCTATCTATTGATCTTAATCGTGAAGCAAGAGATGAAGATAGTAGCATCTATGGAGACCAAGGCATCAGAAACAATGATGCTCCCAATGAAGAGGTTATAAATTTGGAAGAAATGGCACTGGACTGTGTGCAGCAAATAAGTGCCCTTGATGATTCATTCGAAGAATTTGAGGAAGAGAGGCTATCCATTCTAGATCAGCTCAAGGCATTAGAGGAGAGACTACTGAATTTGCAAGAAAATGAACTCTCTGAGGAGGGAAACTCAGTGGAGAATTCGTTAAACTATAGTGTAAAAGGATATGATGAAAGCTACGAATTGAGCACTCCAGAAGAAAATGGGATTTCACATGAGTTATCAAAGGACAAACATTATACTGAGAGGAAAACAATGGGTTCCATGGCCAAGAGCCTCCTTCCTCTTTTGGATGCTGCTGATAATGAATATGCAGCTGATGAAGGGTTGTTATTTGAAGAAAATGTGGCATCTGAAATTGTTGAAGTGGAAAACCCTTCAGTTTCCAAATTTGATTTAGACAGCAAGAAAATATCCCTTGTGGAGGAAGTGGATCATGTTTACGAAAGGCTGCAAGCTCTTGAAGCAGACAAGGAGTTCCTAAAGCATTGTATGAATTCAATGAACAAGGGAGAAAAAGGAATGGATCTTCTCCAAGAGATCTTGCAACATCTGCGTGATCTTCGCGCGGTGGAACTCCGGGTGAGGAATATGAGTGATGATCCTCTAGGGTGA